DNA from Mycobacterium sp. SMC-8:
CCCAAATCGATTTGGGTCAAGCCCCTAATCGATTTGGGGCAGTACAGAAAGGCCGTTCGGCAGGCTCTGCAGAGTAAAGTGAGCGCGTGGCCCGTGCCCGAGTGACCATCCGCGACGTGGCCGATGCCGTCGGCGTCTCGGCCACGACGGTCTCCCACGCGCTGAACGGCAAGGGCGAGGTCAGCCCCGCGACAGTCGAACGAGTGCGAGCCGCCGCGCACCGGCTCGGCTACCGCCCCAGCCCGACAGCTCGGGCCCTGCGGCGTGGCCGAAACGGCTCACTCGTCCTGATTCTGCCGCGCGAGCACGGCCGGGAGGTAGCGCGCCAGATCGTGGCGCTCGATTACTACATGGCCATCGCGGCCACCGCGGCGTCGGCGGCCTTCGAACACCACCGGGCGTTGGTCCTTCCGCCAGAGCTCACCACCGCCGCAGACTGGGAGTCGATCAATCCCGACGGGGTGCTCCTGTGTGACCCGATCGCCTCCGATCCCCAGATCGACCTGCTCGAGAGCATCGGGATTCCGGTCGTGTCGATCGAACGCGACGCCGGCAGACCCGACCGCGTCCACTACGTGTCGGGCGACAACGCGGCGAACACACGACTGGTGCTCGAGCACCTGCGGGCACAAGGGGCACACCGCATCGCCCTGCTCACCACGGCGTGGACCCGCGCGTGGTCGATCGACATCGATGACGCGTACGCGACGTGGTGCACAGAAACCGACTTCCCCGACATGAGAGTCCGGGTGCCGGTGCAATTCGACCATCGCGCCGCCTACCAGGCCGCCTGTCAATTGCTCGACGGCCCCGAGCCCCCCGATGCGATCTACGCGCCCGCCGAGGGCTACACCAGCGGCGTGGTTGCGGCCTGCCGCGACAGAGGGTTACGCATTCCGCAGGACATCCTGGTGGTCGGCGGCATCGACGGGCGGGAGGCCCGAGAGAGCCAGCCAGCGGTGACCGCACTCGATCTGCACCCCGACCTGCAGGCCGAGGCGGCGGTGTCGCTTCTCATCGATCGCATCGACGACCGCGAGCCCCGGGGACCGGTACTGGTGCCCAGCACGCTGCGGGTGCGCGCAAGCTCAACGCGCTAACCGAGCACCTTTGCCGAGGGAGTGAACACCACCGGCATGGATTCCAGGCCGCTGACGAAGTTGGCCGGCCGCAGCGGCAGCATGTCCTCGTCGGCCAACCGGAGATCGGGCATGCGCGCCAGCACCTTGGTCAGCATCAGCCGCAGCTCCAGCCGTGCCAGCTGGTTGCCCAGGCAGAAATGGGTGCCGAAGCCGAACGCCACATGGCTGTTGGGGCTTCGATGGATGTCGAACTCTTCGGGGTTCTCGAAGACCGTCTCGTCGAAGTTCGCCGACTCGAACATCAGCATGATCTTCTCCCCCGACTCGAGCGAGGTGCCGTGAAACTCGGTGTCGGCGGCCAAAGTTCGGCACATGTTCTTCACCGGGGACGTCCAGCGCAGCATCTCCTCGATCGCGCCGGGCAGCAGATCCGGATCTGCTACCGCCTGGCGCCACTGATCCTGGTGTCGCAGAAGCTGTTCGGTGCCACCGGACAGGGTGTGCCGGGTGGTCTCGTCACCGCCGATGAGGATCAGCAGGGTCTCGAAGACGATCTCGTCGTCAGACATCCGCGAACCCTCGACCTCGGCGTTGACCAGGATTGAGAACAGGTCGTCGCGTGGCTTGGCACGGCGGTCGGCGATCACCTCCATGGTGAACGCGGTGTAGGCGGCGAAGGTGTCCATCAACTTCTGGATCACGGTCTCGTCCACCGTCGACGACAGACCACAGACCAGGTCGTCGGACCACTTGAGCAGCATGTCGCGCTCTTCAGGCAGCACCCCGAGCATGTCCCCGATGACCGCCATCGGCAGCGGGGCGGCGATGTCACGGACGAAGTCGCACTCGCCGCGCTCGCAGACCGCGTCGATGAGGGTGTCGCACAGCCGCTCGATCGAGGGCACCTTGTCCATCACCCGCTTGCGGGTGAAGCCCGAGTTGACCAGCTTGCGCCGCAACAGGTGTGCCGGATCGTCCATGTCGATCATGTACGGCATGCCGGGCTGGTCCGGCCGGATGCCTCCGGTGCTGGAGAACAGCTCCGGGTTGCGCTCGGCGTCGAGCACGGCCTGGTAGGTGGTGGCCGCGGCCAGCCCGTTGCGGTCCCGGAACACCGGCTGGTTGGCCCGCATCCACTTGTACGCCTCGCGGGCGGCGCGACCGTCGGCGTAGAAGTTGCCGTCGGCCAGGTCGACGTCGAGGGCCGGGAGCGTGGATGTCATGCCTCTCCTACTGTTCGGGAGTCGGC
Protein-coding regions in this window:
- a CDS encoding LacI family DNA-binding transcriptional regulator, with protein sequence MARARVTIRDVADAVGVSATTVSHALNGKGEVSPATVERVRAAAHRLGYRPSPTARALRRGRNGSLVLILPREHGREVARQIVALDYYMAIAATAASAAFEHHRALVLPPELTTAADWESINPDGVLLCDPIASDPQIDLLESIGIPVVSIERDAGRPDRVHYVSGDNAANTRLVLEHLRAQGAHRIALLTTAWTRAWSIDIDDAYATWCTETDFPDMRVRVPVQFDHRAAYQAACQLLDGPEPPDAIYAPAEGYTSGVVAACRDRGLRIPQDILVVGGIDGREARESQPAVTALDLHPDLQAEAAVSLLIDRIDDREPRGPVLVPSTLRVRASSTR
- a CDS encoding cytochrome P450; translation: MTSTLPALDVDLADGNFYADGRAAREAYKWMRANQPVFRDRNGLAAATTYQAVLDAERNPELFSSTGGIRPDQPGMPYMIDMDDPAHLLRRKLVNSGFTRKRVMDKVPSIERLCDTLIDAVCERGECDFVRDIAAPLPMAVIGDMLGVLPEERDMLLKWSDDLVCGLSSTVDETVIQKLMDTFAAYTAFTMEVIADRRAKPRDDLFSILVNAEVEGSRMSDDEIVFETLLILIGGDETTRHTLSGGTEQLLRHQDQWRQAVADPDLLPGAIEEMLRWTSPVKNMCRTLAADTEFHGTSLESGEKIMLMFESANFDETVFENPEEFDIHRSPNSHVAFGFGTHFCLGNQLARLELRLMLTKVLARMPDLRLADEDMLPLRPANFVSGLESMPVVFTPSAKVLG